The following are from one region of the Actinopolyspora halophila DSM 43834 genome:
- a CDS encoding 2-hydroxyacid dehydrogenase, with amino-acid sequence MNARTVVTRWIPDSAVRLLESVGEVRLCSQNRAMTPDELAEEVSGADAVVSMLHDRVDGAMLDAAGPSLRVVANVAVGYDNVDVPALDSRGVLLTNTPGVLTDATADLAFGLLLMCTRRLGEGERLLRSKTPWAWHFSFMLGSGLQGKRLGIVGFGQIGRAVARRARAFGMEVVYTARHRADEEAENEVDAEYLSMSELLESSDVVSLHCPLTTETRHLIDGSALERMKSSAVLLNTSRGPVVDERALAPALREGSIAGAGLDVFENEPAVEPELLELDNVALAPHLGSATTETRTAMAMLAARNVVGVLDGSGPVTPVNG; translated from the coding sequence GTGAACGCCCGAACAGTGGTGACCAGGTGGATACCCGACTCGGCCGTACGGCTGCTGGAGTCGGTCGGTGAGGTCCGGTTGTGCAGTCAGAACCGGGCCATGACCCCGGACGAGCTCGCGGAGGAGGTCAGCGGCGCGGACGCGGTCGTCTCGATGCTGCACGACCGCGTGGACGGGGCGATGCTCGACGCGGCCGGCCCCTCGTTGCGCGTGGTGGCCAACGTCGCCGTCGGTTACGACAACGTGGACGTGCCCGCGCTGGACTCGCGCGGGGTGCTGCTGACGAACACTCCGGGCGTGCTCACCGACGCCACGGCGGACCTTGCCTTCGGACTCCTGCTGATGTGCACGCGCAGGTTGGGCGAGGGGGAGCGGCTGCTTCGTTCCAAGACGCCCTGGGCGTGGCACTTCTCCTTCATGCTCGGTTCCGGGCTGCAGGGCAAGAGGCTCGGGATCGTGGGGTTCGGCCAGATCGGCCGGGCGGTGGCGCGCAGGGCGCGGGCCTTCGGCATGGAAGTCGTCTACACCGCGCGGCACCGGGCCGACGAGGAAGCGGAGAACGAGGTCGACGCCGAGTACCTGTCCATGTCGGAGCTGCTGGAAAGTTCCGACGTGGTTTCCCTGCACTGCCCGCTCACGACGGAGACCCGCCATCTGATCGACGGCTCGGCGCTGGAGCGGATGAAGTCCTCGGCGGTGCTGCTCAACACCAGCCGCGGCCCCGTGGTGGACGAGCGCGCGCTGGCGCCCGCACTGCGGGAGGGTTCGATAGCCGGGGCCGGGTTGGACGTTTTCGAGAACGAACCCGCTGTGGAGCCGGAACTGCTCGAGCTGGACAACGTGGCGCTCGCGCCGCACCTGGGATCGGCCACCACGGAGACGAGGACGGCCATGGCGATGCTGGCCGCCCGCAACGTGGTCGGGGTGCTCGACGGCAGCGGGCCGGTCACCCCGGTCAACGGGTGA
- a CDS encoding replication-associated recombination protein A, translating into MSEELFDTGSFDNRLLDDGLFGNDAEERAEQRLADNAPLAVRMRPRSLDEVIGQDHLLGPGAPLRRLVEGAAPASVLLHGPPGTGKTTLAGLVSQATGRRFVALSALSAGVKEVRGVIEEARRRLGHSGEATVLFIDEVHRFSKTQQDALLSAVEDRTVLLVAATTENPSFSVVSPLLSRSLVLGLQPLDDAAVRDLVRRAVSEQRGLAGEYRLVEAAAEHLVALASGDARRALTALEAAAEAAETNGTTTIDLNTVETTVDKAAVRYDRDGDQHYDVISAFIKSIRGSDVDAALHYLARMVEAGEDPRFIARRLVVHASEDIGLADPTALQSAVAASQAVQFIGMPEGRLPLAQATVHLATAPKSNAIITAVDAALADVRAGKAGTVPAHLRDGHYAGATRQGNAVGYRYPHDRSEGVLAQQYPPDRLVGTDYYEPSGRGGERTLAERLPKLRGIVRGESDGRD; encoded by the coding sequence GTGAGTGAGGAGCTGTTCGACACCGGTTCGTTCGACAACCGGCTTCTCGATGACGGGTTGTTCGGAAACGACGCCGAGGAGCGCGCGGAACAACGGCTTGCCGACAACGCGCCGTTGGCCGTGCGGATGCGTCCGCGGAGCCTGGACGAGGTGATCGGGCAGGACCACCTGCTCGGCCCGGGTGCTCCGCTGCGACGTCTGGTGGAGGGGGCCGCTCCGGCCTCCGTGCTGCTGCACGGGCCACCCGGCACGGGCAAGACCACGTTGGCAGGTCTGGTCTCGCAGGCGACCGGACGCAGGTTCGTCGCGCTCTCCGCCCTGTCCGCGGGTGTGAAGGAGGTCCGCGGCGTGATCGAGGAGGCGCGGCGCAGACTGGGGCACTCCGGTGAGGCCACCGTCCTGTTCATCGACGAGGTGCACCGCTTCTCCAAGACCCAGCAGGACGCGCTGCTCTCGGCGGTGGAGGACCGCACCGTGCTGCTGGTCGCGGCCACGACCGAGAACCCGTCGTTCTCCGTGGTGTCGCCGCTGCTCTCCCGTTCCCTGGTGCTGGGGCTGCAACCGCTCGACGACGCGGCCGTGCGGGATCTGGTGCGTCGGGCCGTGTCCGAGCAGCGTGGCCTCGCCGGGGAATACCGGCTGGTGGAGGCGGCCGCGGAGCACCTGGTCGCGCTCGCCAGCGGGGACGCCCGCAGGGCGTTGACCGCCCTCGAGGCCGCTGCCGAGGCCGCGGAGACCAACGGGACGACGACGATCGACCTGAACACCGTCGAGACCACCGTGGACAAGGCCGCGGTGCGCTACGACAGGGACGGTGACCAGCACTACGACGTGATCAGCGCCTTCATCAAGTCGATCCGCGGTTCGGACGTGGACGCGGCGTTGCACTACCTGGCCCGCATGGTCGAGGCGGGGGAGGATCCGCGCTTCATAGCGCGTCGCCTCGTGGTGCACGCGAGCGAGGACATCGGACTGGCCGACCCCACGGCGCTGCAGAGCGCCGTGGCCGCGAGTCAGGCGGTCCAGTTCATCGGGATGCCGGAGGGGCGGCTGCCGCTGGCCCAGGCGACCGTGCATCTGGCCACGGCCCCCAAGTCCAATGCGATCATCACCGCCGTGGACGCCGCGTTGGCCGACGTGCGTGCGGGGAAGGCGGGAACGGTTCCGGCCCACCTGCGGGACGGGCACTACGCGGGAGCGACCCGGCAGGGCAACGCCGTCGGGTATCGCTACCCGCACGACAGATCCGAGGGGGTGCTGGCGCAGCAGTACCCGCCGGACCGGTTGGTCGGAACGGACTACTACGAACCGAGCGGTCGAGGTGGAGAGCGCACGCTGGCCGAACGGCTGCCGAAGTTGCGCGGGATAGTGCGCGGAGAGTCCGATGGACGGGACTGA
- a CDS encoding SulP family inorganic anion transporter, translating into MTAQLESPRPESESTAGPIRRHKQKFGFDFGASLVVFLVALPLCVGIAVASGVPAELGIITGVVGGIVVGCMPGSTMQVSGPAAGLTVLVASAVADHGLAVLGVIVLGAGLLQILLGLIGIGTWFRAISPSVVQGMLAGIGLVIILGQIYPVGGMEQPSETSAKFSGLPELFSSVLTTSTGRSGLAIAVVTLLTMALWGRMPQRLRTVPAPLVGVGVAALLTSVLGLPLETIQVGALLETVNLVTPEAFGAATSFAVLGSILTFALIASAESLFSAAAIDRMHDGPKTRFNTELMAQGVGNTICGLLGALPMTAVIVRSTANLHAGARTKLSRVMHGIWLLLFVMLLPGVLSYIPLATLGALLLHAGWKLLGVRQVTKLFREQRAEAFVLVLTAGMIVGTDLLIGTLTGLVAAVIKTAWEVSRLSVEVEHEEDHAQVRLHGNATFLRLPQLQDRLEQLPVTSSAHVDMTPVRHLDLACHQAVENWAEQRRKSACDVELAMPNAR; encoded by the coding sequence GTGACTGCACAGCTCGAATCGCCCCGCCCCGAATCGGAAAGCACAGCGGGGCCCATTCGCCGACACAAACAGAAGTTCGGTTTCGACTTCGGCGCTTCCCTGGTCGTCTTCCTGGTGGCGCTGCCGCTCTGCGTGGGTATCGCGGTAGCCTCCGGGGTCCCCGCCGAACTGGGCATCATCACGGGCGTCGTCGGCGGGATCGTGGTCGGCTGCATGCCGGGAAGCACCATGCAGGTGAGCGGCCCGGCAGCCGGGCTGACAGTGCTGGTGGCCTCCGCCGTCGCCGATCACGGGTTGGCCGTGCTCGGCGTGATCGTGCTCGGCGCGGGCCTGCTGCAGATCCTGCTGGGACTGATCGGCATAGGGACGTGGTTCCGGGCGATATCCCCCTCAGTGGTGCAGGGGATGCTGGCCGGGATCGGCCTCGTGATCATCCTCGGCCAGATCTACCCCGTCGGAGGGATGGAACAACCCTCCGAGACGAGCGCGAAGTTCTCCGGACTTCCCGAACTGTTCAGCTCGGTGCTGACCACTTCCACCGGTAGGTCCGGGCTGGCCATCGCCGTGGTCACCCTGTTGACCATGGCCTTGTGGGGCAGGATGCCCCAGCGACTGCGTACCGTTCCGGCCCCGCTGGTCGGTGTCGGCGTCGCGGCCCTGCTCACCTCCGTGCTAGGACTCCCGCTGGAAACGATCCAGGTGGGCGCGCTGCTGGAAACGGTCAACCTCGTCACCCCGGAGGCCTTCGGCGCCGCGACCAGTTTCGCCGTGCTCGGGTCGATACTGACCTTCGCGTTGATCGCCTCGGCCGAGAGCCTGTTCAGCGCGGCCGCGATCGACCGGATGCACGACGGTCCCAAGACCCGCTTCAACACCGAGCTGATGGCCCAGGGGGTCGGGAACACGATCTGCGGTCTGCTCGGTGCGCTGCCGATGACCGCCGTCATCGTGCGCAGCACGGCCAACCTGCACGCGGGGGCGCGGACCAAGCTCTCGCGGGTGATGCACGGGATCTGGCTGCTGCTGTTCGTGATGCTGCTTCCGGGGGTGCTCTCCTACATTCCCCTGGCGACCCTCGGGGCGCTGCTCCTGCACGCGGGTTGGAAGCTGCTCGGGGTGCGTCAGGTGACCAAGCTGTTCCGCGAGCAGCGTGCCGAGGCGTTCGTCCTGGTGTTGACGGCGGGCATGATCGTGGGCACCGATCTGCTGATCGGCACGTTGACCGGGCTGGTCGCCGCCGTGATCAAGACCGCCTGGGAGGTTTCCCGGCTCTCGGTCGAGGTCGAGCACGAGGAGGACCACGCGCAGGTCCGCCTGCACGGCAACGCGACCTTCCTGCGGCTGCCCCAGCTGCAGGACAGGTTGGAGCAGCTGCCGGTCACGAGCAGCGCGCACGTCGACATGACCCCGGTGCGGCACCTCGACCTGGCCTGTCACCAGGCGGTGGAGAACTGGGCGGAGCAGCGCCGCAAGAGCGCCTGCGACGTCGAGCTCGCCATGCCGAACGCCAGGTGA
- a CDS encoding phosphotransferase family protein has product MSVEITTGPPEVRVPASAEVTDTIGTAEAVLTRRTGASVRLADPEDLGGSGRSVVMRVRVAETPFELPRTLVIKHYGAVPDEGCSDPFAHEAASCQLATALPPELRVGPELIAQDIEQRLLVLEDLGRGATLADVLFGDDPKAAERSMLAWARALGRLHTSMAGREADFDALMRRVGGDSWADPVAVDIRRSLSDLPELLERTLGVSPPEEVRERLSAASGLLGSTKYRSFSPSDICPDNSLITGNGVRFLDFEWACVRDVALDAAYLLFPFPSSWCSYALPEGMAENMLATWRSEVVEVWSDLDDDAVLRPRLLDAQLLWVWVSTWWFLPRDGQSDGPIDAHMPSPRRSTALADRWRRLGADAESAGSSEVAECADRVVRALVERFGSGILELRPYPAFR; this is encoded by the coding sequence ATGAGCGTGGAAATCACCACCGGTCCGCCGGAGGTTCGTGTGCCCGCGAGTGCGGAGGTCACCGATACGATCGGTACAGCCGAGGCCGTGCTCACCCGTAGAACGGGGGCATCCGTCCGGCTCGCCGATCCGGAGGATCTGGGGGGGAGTGGCCGCTCGGTCGTCATGAGGGTGCGGGTGGCCGAAACGCCTTTCGAGCTGCCGCGCACACTCGTGATCAAGCACTACGGAGCTGTACCGGACGAGGGATGTTCCGATCCGTTCGCTCACGAGGCGGCCAGCTGTCAGCTGGCCACCGCGCTGCCGCCCGAGCTGCGGGTGGGGCCGGAACTGATCGCCCAGGACATCGAGCAACGGCTGCTCGTGCTCGAGGATCTCGGCCGGGGAGCCACCCTGGCCGACGTGCTCTTCGGCGACGACCCGAAGGCGGCCGAGAGGTCCATGCTCGCCTGGGCGCGTGCGCTCGGAAGGCTGCACACTTCGATGGCGGGCCGGGAGGCCGACTTCGACGCGCTGATGCGCCGGGTCGGGGGTGACTCGTGGGCCGATCCCGTGGCCGTGGACATCCGGCGCTCGTTGAGCGATCTTCCCGAACTGCTGGAGCGGACGTTGGGCGTTTCGCCTCCGGAGGAGGTGCGTGAGAGGCTCTCGGCTGCTTCCGGGCTGCTCGGTTCGACCAAGTACCGCTCGTTCAGCCCTTCGGACATCTGCCCGGACAACAGCCTGATCACGGGCAACGGTGTGCGTTTCCTGGATTTCGAGTGGGCCTGTGTGCGCGACGTCGCGCTGGACGCGGCCTATCTGCTGTTCCCGTTCCCGTCCTCGTGGTGCTCCTACGCCCTGCCCGAGGGCATGGCGGAGAACATGCTGGCCACCTGGCGTTCGGAGGTGGTCGAGGTCTGGTCGGACCTGGACGACGACGCCGTGCTGCGTCCCAGGCTGCTGGACGCGCAGCTGCTCTGGGTGTGGGTTTCGACCTGGTGGTTCCTGCCGCGCGACGGTCAGTCGGACGGTCCGATAGACGCCCACATGCCCTCACCGCGACGCAGTACGGCCCTGGCCGACCGCTGGCGTCGGCTGGGTGCGGACGCGGAGTCGGCGGGATCGAGCGAGGTGGCCGAGTGCGCGGATCGGGTCGTGCGCGCCCTGGTCGAACGTTTCGGCTCCGGGATTCTGGAACTGCGTCCCTATCCCGCTTTCCGCTGA
- the aspS gene encoding aspartate--tRNA ligase, which translates to MMRTHEAGSLRADHAGQSVTLAGWVARRRDHGGVIFSDLRDASGVAQVVFREGEMAERAHRLRAEFCVRVTGEVVRRPEGNENPEIPTGSIEVTVTDLEVLSESAPLPFPLDEHLEVGEDVRLRHRYLDLRRAEPARAIRMRSEANRIARDVLHQRNFVEVETPTMTRSTPEGARDFLIPARLQPGSWYALPQSPQLFKQLLMVGGLERYFQIARCYRDEDFRADRQPEFTQLDIEMSFVDAADVIEISERVVAALWSELAGYEISTPIPQLSYAEAMARYGTDKPDLRFGVELTDLTEYFRDTPFRVFQSPYVGAVVMPGGADQPRRQLDAWQEWAKQRGAKGLAYVLVGSDGTLSGPVAKNLSAEEREGLAKAVGAAPGDCVFFAAGRAAPSRALLGAVRLEIAELCGLIDKQAWSFVWIVDAPMFEAVDDSDDVAVGSGGFTAVHHPFTAPEPEWAEEFERNPEDALASAYDLVCNGNEIGGGSIRIHRWEMQQRVFEVLGISREQAEEKFGFLLEAFRYGPPPHGGVAFGWDRICMLLTGAESLRDVIAFPKSGGGFDPLTGAPAPITAAQRKEAGVDAKPAARGGGGSKETANAGGERGQESE; encoded by the coding sequence GTGATGCGCACGCACGAGGCCGGCTCGCTTCGCGCCGACCACGCAGGGCAGTCCGTCACCCTCGCGGGATGGGTGGCGCGTCGCCGGGATCACGGAGGAGTGATCTTCAGCGATCTGCGTGACGCTTCCGGCGTCGCCCAGGTGGTTTTCCGCGAGGGGGAGATGGCCGAGCGGGCCCACCGACTGCGTGCCGAGTTCTGCGTCCGGGTGACCGGTGAGGTGGTGCGCAGGCCCGAGGGCAACGAGAACCCGGAGATCCCGACGGGCTCGATCGAGGTGACCGTCACCGACCTGGAGGTGCTCTCGGAGTCCGCTCCGCTGCCCTTCCCGCTGGACGAGCACCTGGAGGTCGGCGAGGACGTCCGGTTGCGCCACCGCTACCTGGATCTGCGGCGAGCCGAACCCGCTCGCGCGATCAGGATGCGCAGCGAAGCCAACCGCATCGCCCGCGACGTGCTGCACCAGCGGAACTTCGTCGAGGTGGAGACGCCCACCATGACCCGTTCCACCCCGGAGGGGGCCAGGGACTTCCTGATCCCGGCACGGTTGCAGCCGGGCAGCTGGTACGCGCTCCCGCAGTCGCCGCAGCTGTTCAAGCAGCTGCTGATGGTCGGCGGACTGGAACGTTACTTCCAGATCGCCCGGTGCTACCGCGACGAGGACTTCCGCGCCGATCGTCAGCCCGAGTTCACCCAGCTCGACATCGAGATGAGCTTCGTCGACGCGGCGGACGTGATCGAGATCAGCGAGCGGGTCGTGGCCGCGCTGTGGAGTGAGCTGGCCGGGTACGAGATCTCCACTCCCATCCCGCAACTGAGTTACGCCGAGGCGATGGCTCGTTACGGTACGGACAAGCCGGATCTGCGCTTCGGGGTCGAGCTGACCGATCTCACGGAGTACTTCCGCGACACTCCCTTCAGGGTTTTCCAGTCCCCCTACGTCGGGGCCGTCGTGATGCCGGGCGGTGCCGACCAGCCGCGTCGTCAGCTGGACGCCTGGCAGGAGTGGGCCAAGCAGCGGGGTGCCAAGGGGTTGGCCTACGTGCTCGTCGGCTCGGACGGCACCCTCTCCGGTCCGGTGGCCAAGAATCTGTCCGCGGAGGAGCGCGAGGGACTCGCCAAGGCTGTGGGCGCGGCCCCCGGCGACTGCGTGTTCTTCGCCGCGGGGAGGGCTGCTCCGTCCCGTGCCCTGCTGGGGGCGGTTCGCCTGGAGATCGCGGAGCTGTGCGGTCTGATCGACAAGCAGGCTTGGTCCTTCGTCTGGATCGTCGACGCCCCGATGTTCGAGGCCGTCGACGACAGCGACGACGTGGCGGTGGGAAGCGGCGGTTTCACCGCGGTCCACCACCCGTTCACGGCTCCGGAGCCCGAGTGGGCGGAGGAGTTCGAGCGGAATCCCGAGGACGCCCTGGCCAGCGCCTACGACCTCGTGTGCAACGGCAACGAGATCGGTGGTGGGTCGATCCGTATCCACCGCTGGGAGATGCAACAGCGCGTGTTCGAGGTGCTGGGGATCTCCAGGGAGCAGGCCGAGGAGAAGTTCGGTTTCCTGCTGGAGGCGTTCCGGTACGGTCCGCCGCCGCACGGTGGTGTCGCGTTCGGCTGGGACCGGATCTGCATGCTGCTCACGGGAGCCGAGTCGTTGCGGGACGTGATCGCCTTCCCGAAGAGCGGTGGTGGGTTCGATCCGCTCACCGGTGCGCCCGCGCCGATCACGGCCGCGCAACGCAAGGAGGCCGGAGTCGACGCCAAACCGGCCGCACGCGGTGGCGGCGGCTCCAAGGAGACCGCGAACGCCGGGGGCGAGCGGGGTCAGGAGTCGGAGTGA